In Cicer arietinum cultivar CDC Frontier isolate Library 1 chromosome 7, Cicar.CDCFrontier_v2.0, whole genome shotgun sequence, a single window of DNA contains:
- the LOC101508280 gene encoding uncharacterized protein: MCDDVEPNFDAMNDGVEPVMIDLTDVFTTGMLFDTRDELLKWARNVGRENGIVVMIFRSETTTARPRTKTKLILGCERSDKYRPWKNLNLTRSTWTRKCDCPFRLRGTRSSVGDGWKVDGSDELRDIFWAHPDAITLVNNFHIILIMDSTYKTCRYRMLLLEIIGVTSTEMTFCVGFAYLQQM; this comes from the exons atgtgTGATGATGTGGAACCTAATTTTGACGCTATGAATGACGGAGTTGAACCTGTTATGATTGATTTGACTGATGTGTTTACTACCGGCATGTTGTTCGATACACGAGATGAATTATTGAAATGGGCTAGAAATGTTGGAAGGGAAAATGGAattgttgttatgatttttagATCTGAAACTACGACAGCACGACcaagaacaaagacaaaattaattcttggttgtgaaagaagTGATAAATATAGACCTTGGAAGAATCTTAATCTTACGAGGAGTACTTGGACTAGAAAATGTGATTGTCCATTTAGATTGAGAGGAACACGATCAAGTGTTGGTGATGGATG GAAGGTAGATGGTTCAGATGAGTTGAGGGACATATTTTGGGCCCATCCAGACGCTATCACTCTTGtgaataattttcacataatattgattatgGATAGCACTTACAAGACCTGTAGATATCGAATGCTATTACTTGAGATTATTGGTGTTACATCTACtgaaatgacattttgtgtGGGATTTGCATATCTAcagcaaatgtag